One segment of Castanea sativa cultivar Marrone di Chiusa Pesio chromosome 3, ASM4071231v1 DNA contains the following:
- the LOC142627478 gene encoding uncharacterized protein LOC142627478 isoform X1 → MNSNQPRLVTPQPPQGVGGGGGGGSSCSGFSAILIAFLSFIAIFAMIVIPSSSTFRNGFSILHQVPEGHVGVYWRGGALLKTITDPGFHLNLPFITYYEPVQVTLQTDQVRDIPCGTKGGVMINFEKIEVVNRLHKEYVHDTLLNYGVQYDNTWIYDKIHHEINQFCSSHSLQQVYIDVFDQIDEKMKDALQGDCTRYAPGIEIISVRITKPKIPESIRRNFEQMEEERTKVLIAIEKQRVVEKEAETDKKMAISEAEKVANVSQILMEQKLMEKDSVRKQQEIENQIYMAREKSLADADFYRLLKEAEANKLKLTPQFLELKFIEAIADNTKIFFGEKIPNMFLDQRLLGNFLQQFSRNVSEEEKSIA, encoded by the exons ATGAATTCAAATCAACCGAGACTTGTAACTCCACAGCCTCCTCAAGGTGTTGGTGGCGGCGGTGGCGGCGGCAGCAGCTGCAGCGGTTTCTCTGCAATTCTCATAGCCTTCTTATCCTTCATCGCCATCTTTGCCATG aTAGTGATTCCTTCATCATCAACTTTTAGGAATGGTTTTTCCATTCTGCACCAAGTCCCAGAAGGCCATGTTGGGGTTTACTGGAGAGGAGGTGCCCTTCTAAAGACTATTACAGATCCAG GTTTTCATCTGAACCTGCCTTTTATAACCTATTATGAGCCTGTTCAAGTAACCCTTCAGACAGATCAG GTGAGGGATATTCCTTGTGGTACCAAAGGAGGTGTAATGATTAACTTTGAGAAGATAGAG GTTGTTAACCGGCTTCACAAGGAATATGTGCATGACACTCTGCTGAACTATGGGGTGCAGTATGACAATACATGGATATATGACAAAATTCATCACGAGATCAATCAGTTTTGCAGCTCTCACTCTCTTCAGCAAGTCTACATTGATGTTTTTGATCAA attgatgaaaagatgaaagatGCTCTCCAGGGTGACTGCACACGTTATGCTCCAGGTATTGAAATCATTAGTGTTCGCATTACAAAGCCAAAAATCCCGGAAAGCATAAGACGCAATTTTGAACAGATGGAAGAGGAACGCACTAAG GTCTTAATTGCTATTGAGAAACAGAGAGTGGTTGAGAAAGAGGCAGAGACAGATAAGAAAATGGCTATCAGTGAAGCTGAGAAGGTTGCAAATGTGAGCCAGATCCTTATGgaacaaaagttgatggaaaaggaTAGTGTCAGGAAGCAGCAAGAAATTGAGAACCAGATATACATGGCTCGGGAAAAGAGTTTGGCCGATGCAGACTTCTACCG TTTACTGAAGGAAGCTGAAGCAAACAAGTTGAAGCTGACACCGCAATTTCTTGAGCTTAAATTCATTGAGGCCATAGCTgataatacaaaaattttctttggggAAAAg ATACCTAATATGTTTTTGGATCAGAGGCTGCTTGGTAACTTCTTGCAACAGTTCTCTAGGAATGTGTCTGAAGAGGAGAAATcaatagcttaa
- the LOC142627478 gene encoding uncharacterized protein LOC142627478 isoform X2, with product MDTHQPSPVTPQPPNGSGGGGFSVVLTVFLSFIAIFTMIVIPSSSTFRNGFSILHQVPEGHVGVYWRGGALLKTITDPGFHLNLPFITYYEPVQVTLQTDQVRDIPCGTKGGVMINFEKIEVVNRLHKEYVHDTLLNYGVQYDNTWIYDKIHHEINQFCSSHSLQQVYIDVFDQIDEKMKDALQGDCTRYAPGIEIISVRITKPKIPESIRRNFEQMEEERTKVLIAIEKQRVVEKEAETDKKMAISEAEKVANVSQILMEQKLMEKDSVRKQQEIENQIYMAREKSLADADFYRLLKEAEANKLKLTPQFLELKFIEAIADNTKIFFGEKIPNMFLDQRLLGNFLQQFSRNVSEEEKSIA from the exons ATGGATACACATCAACCGAGCCCCGTAACTCCACAGCCTCCTAACGGCAGCGGCGGAGGTGGTTTTTCTGTGGTTCTCACAGTCTTCTTATCCTTCATCGCAATCTTCACCATG aTAGTGATTCCTTCATCATCAACTTTTAGGAATGGTTTTTCCATTCTGCACCAAGTCCCAGAAGGCCATGTTGGGGTTTACTGGAGAGGAGGTGCCCTTCTAAAGACTATTACAGATCCAG GTTTTCATCTGAACCTGCCTTTTATAACCTATTATGAGCCTGTTCAAGTAACCCTTCAGACAGATCAG GTGAGGGATATTCCTTGTGGTACCAAAGGAGGTGTAATGATTAACTTTGAGAAGATAGAG GTTGTTAACCGGCTTCACAAGGAATATGTGCATGACACTCTGCTGAACTATGGGGTGCAGTATGACAATACATGGATATATGACAAAATTCATCACGAGATCAATCAGTTTTGCAGCTCTCACTCTCTTCAGCAAGTCTACATTGATGTTTTTGATCAA attgatgaaaagatgaaagatGCTCTCCAGGGTGACTGCACACGTTATGCTCCAGGTATTGAAATCATTAGTGTTCGCATTACAAAGCCAAAAATCCCGGAAAGCATAAGACGCAATTTTGAACAGATGGAAGAGGAACGCACTAAG GTCTTAATTGCTATTGAGAAACAGAGAGTGGTTGAGAAAGAGGCAGAGACAGATAAGAAAATGGCTATCAGTGAAGCTGAGAAGGTTGCAAATGTGAGCCAGATCCTTATGgaacaaaagttgatggaaaaggaTAGTGTCAGGAAGCAGCAAGAAATTGAGAACCAGATATACATGGCTCGGGAAAAGAGTTTGGCCGATGCAGACTTCTACCG TTTACTGAAGGAAGCTGAAGCAAACAAGTTGAAGCTGACACCGCAATTTCTTGAGCTTAAATTCATTGAGGCCATAGCTgataatacaaaaattttctttggggAAAAg ATACCTAATATGTTTTTGGATCAGAGGCTGCTTGGTAACTTCTTGCAACAGTTCTCTAGGAATGTGTCTGAAGAGGAGAAATcaatagcttaa